The following is a genomic window from Chitinophaga caseinilytica.
TGCTCCTGGAATACGGCAGCGTGAAGCGCGCGGTTGAAAGCAGAAAATAAAAAATTACATAAATTGCCGCCATGCATGAGATAGAACCTTTTTATAACTGGCGACATCTGTACACAGCGGAAGAAGACGAGCTGTCGCCGTTCTATGGCCGCGAATACAGCGAATTCGAATTTACCAATACGGTTTATAACTATTACGTCCACCCGCAATGGGACGATTTCGGCGCGCCCAACCTGTACATGAAGCTCCTGTTCGCCGATTACCAGTTCAACTATGCCATCATCGAGCTGATCGGGGAGTGGAACGATGCGGTGGAGAACAACATCATGACGCTCAAGCGCGACGTGATCGACGTGCTCATTTCACATGGTATCAATAAATTCATACTGATCGGTGAAAACGTCCTCAATTTCTATTCTTCGGATGACTGTTATTATGAAGAGTGGTGGGATGATATCCGGGACGACGGGGGCTGGGTGGTGTTGCTGAACCTGCCGCAGCAGACGCGGGAGGAGTTCGAGAGCGCGCGGCTGGAGAATTATGTCCATTTGCTGGACGAGCCGAAGTGGCGAACCTTTCTGCCGCAACACTTGTTTAATCTCGTGGACAACTGGGTGATGAAGCGGCTGGAATAAGCATTTTTCGTGACATTTATCATTTGGTTTTAATTTTTCATGTTATAAATTTGCCCGACATTTCACTTATTTATTCATACTAAAGGAAGCTTAGAACGTATCTTATGAAATGGTCGCAATTCTTTTCAACCTCCATCGGTAAGAAACTGCTGGTAGGAGCCACCGGCTTTTTTCTGTGCACATTTTTGATCGTGCACCTGGCTGGCAACCTCTCGCTGATGAAACACGATGGTGGTCAGGCCTTTAATCTGTATGCGGATTTCATGGGACACAATCCCCTGATCCAGACGCTGGCCTGGGGGCTTAAAGTGGTGATCCTCATCCACGCTTTCCTCGCCATTCAGCTCACCATCCGCAACCAGGCCGCCCGGCCGGTGAAGTACGCCGTTAAGCCCGGCAACAAAACTTCATCCTGGTTCAGCCGCCAGATGGCGATCATGGGCAGCATCCTCCTCATCTTTATCGTTGTCCACCTCGCCAATTTCTGGTGGAAGATGCACTACGGTTCTTTGGACAGTGCTACCTACGACGGCAAGGAAGTAGGCGATCTGTACGCGGCGGTATGGTTTACATTCGAGAACATCTGGCTGGTGGTGTTGTACGTGATCGGCATGATCGCACTGTCTTTCCACCTGGTCCACGGTTTCAAAAGCTCGATGCAGACTTTCGGGTTTAATCACCCGAAGTACAACGGCATGATCAATTTCATCGGCCTCTGGATTTTCGGAATCCTGATCCCGGTCCTTTTCGCGGTGATCCCCGTGTACATTTACATTAATCAAATCTGATAAAGCTAAAGCAAGGATATTATGTTGAACGCAAAAATTCCTGCTGGCCCTCTGGAGACCAAATGGAGCAAATATAAAAGCACCGTGAAGTTGGTAAACCCGGCCAACAAGCGGAAACTCGAGATCATCGTGGTAGGTACCGGCCTGGCCGGCGCTTCCGCAGCCGCAGCCCTCGGTGAGCTCGGGTATAAAGTAAAAGTTTTCTGCTTCCAGGACAGCGCACGCCGTGCACACTCCATCGCGGCGCAGGGAGGCATCAACGCAGCCAAGAACTATCAAAACGACGGGGACTCCGTTTTCCGTCTTTTCTACGATACCGTGAAAGGTGGCGACTACCGTGCCCGCGAGGGTAACGTGTACCGCCTGTCTGAAGTGAGCGGCAATATCATCGACCAGTGCGTGGCGCAGGGGGTTCCCTTCGCCCGTGAATATGGCGGATTGCTCAGCAACCGTTCGTTCGGCGGCACCCAGGTGCAGCGTACCTTCTACGCCGCCGGCCAAACCGGCCAGCAGCTGCTGCTCGGGGCTTACTCCGCCCTGGAGCGCCAGGTAGCCCTCGGTACCGTAAAACAATACACCCGCCACGAAATGCTGGAAGTGGTGAAAATAGACGGAAAGGCCCGCGGCATCATCGCCCGGAACCTGACCACCGGTAAACTGGAACGCCACTTCGGCCATGCCGTCCTCATCTGCTCCGGCGGATACGGCAACGTGTTCTTCCTGAGCACCAACGCCATGGGCTCCAACGTTACCGCCGCCTGGAAGGCCCACAAAGCCGGCGCCTTCTTCGGTAACCCCTGCTTCACCCAGATCCACCCCACCTGCATCCCCGTTTCCGGCGATCACCAATCCAAACTCACCCTTATGTCTGAGTCGCTCCGTAACGACGGCCGCATCTGGGTGCCCAAGAAAAAGGACGATCAACGGAAAGCGACCGATATTCCCGAAGAAGAGCGCGACTATTACCTGGAGCGCCGTTATCCCGCCTTCGGTAACCTCGTTCCCCGCGACGTGGCCTCCCGCGCCGCCAAGGAAAGATGCGACGCCGGCTTCGGCGTAGGCACTTCCAAAATGGCCGTTTACCTCGATTACGCCGACGCCATCAAACGTTACGGCACCATCGAAGCCGGTAAACGCGGCGAAGAGAACGCTTCCGAAGACGAGATCATCAAAATGGGTAAAGGCGTGGTAGCCGAGAAATACGGCAACCTGTTCGATATGTACGCCAAGATCACCGGCGAAAACCCGTACGAAACCCCCATGCGCATATACCCCGCCGTGCACTACACGATGGGCGGCCTGTGGGTAGACTATGAGCTGATGACCACCGTTCCCGGCCTGTACGCCCTCGGCGAAGCCAACTTCTCCGACCACGGCGCCAACCGCCTCGGTGCCTCCGCACTCATGCAGGGCCTCGCAGACGGTTACTTCGTGATCCCCTACACCATCGGCAACTACCTGGCAGACGATATCCATACCAAAGCCATCCCCACCGACCACCCCGCTTTTGTTGAAGCGGAAAACAAGGTGAAAGGCACGCTGGACACACTCATGAACATCAAGGGCAAACACTCCGTGGACCATTTCCACAAAGCCCTCGGTAAAATCATGTGGGACAAATGCGGTATGGCACGCAACGCCAAAGGTCTGGAAGAAGCGATCAAGGAAATCCAGGCGCTCCGCGAAGAGTTCTGGAAAGACGTGCGCATCCCCGGAGAACAGAACGAACTGAACCCCGAACTGGAAAAAGCCGGCCGCGTAGCCGACTTCCTGGAACTCGGCGAGCTCATGTGCCGCGATGCCCTCCAGCGCAACGAATCCTGCGGCGGTCACTTCCGTGAAGAATACCAGGACGCTGAAGGCGAAGCCAAACGCGACGACGAGAACTTTGCTTTCGTTGCCGCATGGGAATATAAAGGCCCCAGCAACTTCGACCTGCACAAGGAAAAACTGGAATTCGAGATCGTTCATCCGACCCAGCGTAGCTATAAATAAGTTTGATAAGGGATATAAAACTGTAAATTATGAAGCTCACATTAAAAGTTTGGCGCCAGAAAAATGCCCAGGACAAAGGCCGCTTCGAAAACTACGAAGTGTCCGACGTTTCGAAAGACATGTCGTTCCTGGAACTGTTCGACGTCCTCAATGAGCGTTTGATAAACGAAGGAAAAGAACCGATCGCATTCGATCACGATTGCCGTGAAGGCATCTGTGGCGCATGCTCCATGTATATCAACGGCCGTGCGCACGGTCCGTGGGAACAAACCACCACCTGCCAGCTGCACATGCGTGCCTACAACGATGGCGATACCATCGTGGTGGAGCCCTGGCGCGCTGCGGCTTTCCCCGTGATCAAAGACCTGACGGTAGACCGCTCCGCGTTCGACCGTATCATCCAGGCCGGCGGTTACATTTCCGTGAACACCGGTAACGCGGTAGACGCCAACGCCATCCCCATCGAGAAGCACGATGCCGACATGGCGTTCGCTGCTGCGGCATGCATCGGATGCGGCGCCTGCGTAGCGGCCTGTAAGAACTCCTCCGCGATGCTCTTCACTTCCGCCAAGGTTTCCCAACTGGCATTGCTGCCGCAGGGCCACCCCGAGCGCACTTCCCGTGCGGAAGATATGGTGATGCAGATGGACAAGGAAGGGTTCGGTTCCTGCACCAACACCGGCGCCTGCGAAGCCGAGTGCCCCAAAGGCATCTCGATCAGCAATATCGCCCGGATGAACCGCGAGTTCTTCGGCGCAGGGTTCACCTCCTGATCTGACAGGTAACACTGACTATAAGGCAATTGCAAAAGCCGGCCTGGGATGAAACGTCCCGGGCCGGCTTTTCACTTTAGGAAAATCCGTTCGCCGCTCAGCGAATGTATCGTCCACTGATCCCTGTATTTGGCCGGAGATGCAGGATGGGCGCGTTTTAGCAGGTGTTTAGCCTTGTTTTTCCTGCGTCGCTTTCCTATCTTGGGGGTATGGCAAATAATTCCCGTCGCAAATTCATCCGCGACCTTGGCAGCACCGCCGCCCTCATCGGCGCGGCTCCCCTCGCGGGCCTCGCAGCAGCACCCGGCCGCAGGGTACTCCTTCATCCCGAAAAGCGCGTGAGCGCCAACGACAAAATACGGATCGCCGGCATCGGCATGGGCATCATGGGTTTCGGAGACGTTTCCTGCGCCCTGAAAGTTCCCGGAGTGGAACTGGTGGCCGTGGCCGATCTGTATGATGGCCACCTCGATAAAGCGAAATCCGTTTACGGCAATCATCTCTACACCACCCGCGATTACCGCGAAATCCTCGAAAGGAAAGATGTTGACGCCGTGATCATCGCCACGCCCGACCACTGGCACGATACGCAAAGCATCGCCGCGCTGGAGAAAGGCAAAGCCGTGTATTGCGAAAAACCCATGACCCAGCAGATCGAGGAAGGGCATAAAGTAATCGCCACCCAGCAGCGCACCAAAGGCATCCTCCAGGTAGGCAGCCAGCGCGTGAGCAGCGTAGCCATGGCGGAAGCAAGGCGCAGGTACCAGGCGGGCGACATCGGCCGGCTGAACCTCGTGGAAGCCAAGATCGACCGGCATTCCGCCCTCGGCGCATGGCAATATTCCATCCCGACCGACGCATCGCCCAAAACGATCGACTGGGATACGTTCCTGAAAGACACCGCCAAAATGCCCTTCGACCCGGTGCGCTTCTTCCGCTGGAGGAATTACCAGGCCTATGGCACCGGCGTTCCCGGCGATCTGTTCGTACACCTCATCACCGGCCTGCATTTCATCACCGGCTCCAAAGGCCCCAATCGCATCTTCGCCAGCGGCAACCTCGTGCAATGGCAGGATGGCCGCGATGTGCCAGACCTCATGGTAGCCATTTTCGAATATCCCGAAACCCCCGAGCATCCGGCTTTCCAGATGCAACTGCGCGTAAACTTCGCAGACGGCGGCGGCGGAGGGGAATACACCCGCCTCATCGGCACCGAAGGCGTCATGGAAATGGGCTGGAACGATTTCACCATCAAACAGCACAGGCTCCCCAAAGCCCCCGGATACGGCGGTTGGGACACGTACAACACCTTCACGCAAAGCGAGCAGGAAGCCTTCGTGAAAAATTATATGTCCAAATACAGCGAGGCAGACCGCGCACAGGCGAAAGCCGAAGAGATCAAATACCACGCTCCGGCTGGGTACGACGATCGCCTCGATCACTTCACCAACTTCTTCGAATCTATCCGCAACGGCAAACCCGTGGTGGAAGACGCCACCTTCGGCCTTCGCGCCGCAGGCCCGGCCCTGGCGGTGAATGAAAGCTATTTCAAGAAGAAACTGATCCAGTGGGATCCGGAAAAGATGAAAATCAAATAATTGCAAAATCGGGGCCCGCGCGGCCCCGGTTTTATTTCGGGGTTTTCCTTATATTCAATCATCCTAAACCACTCATATGCGACTCCAGCCCCTTACCGTTTGTGCAGCCCTCGTGTTGTCGGCCTGCGCGCAAAAAGAAAAAAGATGGAAAAAGTGAATGTGCCGCCACCCGTGGCGGAAAAGATAGATCATAAAATGTCGATCCACGGAGACACCCGGAACGATGAATATTATTGGCTCAACGAGCGCGACAATCCAAAGGTGATCGCCTATCTCGAAGCAGAAAATAAATATACAGACACGATGCTGTCGCCCGTGCGCTCCCTCCGCGACCAGCTCTTCAACGAACTGAAAGGCCGTATCAAGGAGAAAGACGAATCCGCGCCCATCCTCGAAAATGGCTACGTGTACTACACCCGCTACGAAGAAGGCAAAGAATACCCGTTGTATTGCCGTAAAAAGGGGGAAACATCCGCGCCGGAAGAACTCTACCTGGATGTGAACGACCTGGCCAAAGGGCACGCCTACTACCAGGTGGGCAGCGCCGATATCAGTCCGGACAATAAACTGCTCGTTTACGCGCAAGACACCGTGAGCCGCCGCTTGTACAATCTCCGCGTCAAGAACCTGGAAACGGGGGAACTTTATCCCGAATCCATTCCCAACGCCGACCCCGGCATCGCCTGGGCGAAGGATAACAAAACCTTTTTCTACGGAACGAAGAACCCGCAAACCCTGCGCGTCGAGAAAATATACCGGCACGTACTGGGAACGGACCCTGCGAAAGACGTCATGATCTTCCACGAAGCCGACGAAACTTTCAACACCTGGGTGGGCCGCACCCGCTCGCGCGATTACATCACCATCAGCAGCGAAAGCACCCTTTCCTCCGAAACCCGCATCCTTGACGCATCCAAACCTGACGGCGCTTTCCGCGTGTTCCAGCCCCGGCAGAAAGACATGCTCTACAACATCGACCACCGCGGCGATAAATTCTATGTCGAAACCAACCTCGACGCCAAGAACTTCCGGCTCATGGAAACGCCCGTCGGCAAAACCACGATGGACAACTGGAAAGAAGTAATCCCGCACCGGCCAGACGTGCTGCTGCAGGGCTTTACGCTCTTCAAGAACTTCCTGGTGCTGAGCGAGCGCAAAAGCGGTCTTTCGCAGGTGCGCGTCATCCCCGAAAACGGCCAGGAACACTACCTCGATTTCGGCGAGCCCGCTTATGTGGCCTATGTGATCTCCAACCCCGAGCTGGACACCAAAGTGCTGCGCTATAGCTATACCTCGCTGACCACGCCCAATTCCGTGTACGAATACAACATGGAAACGAAGGAAAAAACACTCCGCAAACAGCAGGAAGTGATCGGCGGGTACGATCCGAAAAACTATGTGACCGAGCGCGTCTTCGCCACGGCTACCGATGGTACGAAAGTGCCCATTTCACTCGTATACAAAAAAGGGTTCGAGAAGAACGGCAAGCAGCCGCTTTTGCTCTATGGATACGGTTCTTACGGCAACACTATGGAACCGAACTTCAACAGCAACCGCATCAGTCTGCTCGACCGCGGTTTCTGCTACGCCATCGCGCATATCCGCGGTGGACAGGAGCTGGGCCGGCATTGGTATGAAGACGGGAAGATGTTCAAAAAGAAAAACACCTTCACCGACTTTATCGACTGCGCCGACTACCTCGTGGAAAATAAATTCACCGACTCCGCGCACCTCTTTGCCATGGGCGGTTCCGCGGGGGGATTGCTCATGGGCGCCGTCGTGAATATGCGGCCCGAGCTCTGGAAGGGCGTGATCGCCGCCGTGCCTTTCGTGGACGTGGTGACCACCATGCTCGATGAAAGCATTCCGCTGACGACCGGGGAATTCGACGAATGGGGGAACCCCAAGAACAAGGATTCCTATTTCTACATGAAATCCTACTCGCCCTACGACAACGTGGAAGCGAAAACATACCCCAACATGCTGGTAACCACTGGTCTGCACGATTCGCAGGTGCAATATTTCGAGCCGGCGAAATGGGTGGCCCGCCTCCGCGCCATGAAGAAGGGAGACAATCTCCTGCTCCTCGAAACCAATATGGAAGCCGGCCATGGCGGCGCCAGCGGAAGGTTCAAGGCGTTGAAGGACGTGGCGCTGCAATATGCGTTCATGTTCTACCTGCTGGATATCGACAAATAGATCTTTTTCGCGCGAAATAAGGAAGGGCCGCATCCTATGCGGCCCTTTTTTTAACCCTTTAACGTTATCTATATCTATGGCAAATTCTTTCAGGCATGTTTACCGTGATGGCTGTCATAGCTTTTATGCACTTTCCGGAGGCGGAAGCCCACCGACAGGAGGAAGAAACCGAGGAAAAGGGCGTAAAACCCGATGTACCAGGCCAGCACCACCACGCCGGCGAGCGGCTGCATAAAGAGCAATACCCCGAACGCGACGGACAAAATCCCCGCCAGGATGAGCATCCACTCATTGGTCAGCTCTTTCCGGAGGCGGATGGCCACGAAGATTTCCAGGATCCCCGTCACAATGGCCCAAATCGCCACCAGCGTTACGAGAAATACCGCCGTGATGCCCGGCATGAACAGCATGATCCCCCCTGCAATGATGCCCATAAGGCCGATCAGGAGGAACGTCCACCAGCTTTCGTCTTTCTTCATGATCTGGAAACCGTGGACGATGGAAAATATCCCGTCGACCAGAAAATAGGCCCCCAGGAAGATGACGAGCACGGAAAGGGTCAGGGCGGGCCAGATGAACGCGAAAATGGCGAAAATGATGGCGATAACGCCCCTGAAAACGATATAACCCCAGTATTTGGACAGTTCATGGATCATGGTAATATGATTTGATTGTCATTGATAACAATACATATCCCTAAAATGTTCAATAACCGCGAGTTACGGTAGTTGGGGAAAGCATGGACTTATGGAGGGGATTTCGTATCTTTGCGGCTTCAAATTTATTCAAGCCAGGTATGATCAGTGTAAAAAACGTCACGCTTTCTTTCGGCAAAAGGGTTTTGTTCGATGAAGTGAATATCAACTTTACGAAAGGCAATTGCTACGGAGTGATCGGCGCCAACGGGGCCGGCAAATCCACCTTCCTGAAAATCCTGTCCGGCGAAATCGAGCCGAACAAGGGTTCTGTGGAAATCACCCCCGGCGAGCGCATGTCCGTCCTCAAACAGAACCACTACGAGTTCGACGAGGTGACCGTGCTCAACGCCGTGCTCATGGGCAACAAGAAGCTCTGGGACATCGCGCATGAGCGCGACACGATCTATGCCAAGGAAGACTTTACCGAAGAAGACGGCATGCGTGCTGGCGAACTGGAAGCTGAATATGGCGAAATGGGCGGTTACACCGCAGAAAGCGACGCCGGCGTGCTCCTGGGCGACCTGGGCGTGAAGGAAGACCTGCATCAAACCCTCATGAAAGACCTGAGCGGCGCCTTGAAAGTGCGGGTGCTCCTGGCACAGGCGCTTTTCGGCAACCCCGACATCCTGCTGCTCGACGAACCGACGAACCACCTCGACGTGGAAACCATCGGCTGGCTTGAGAACTTCCTGGCCGATTACGAAAACATCGTGATCGTGGTGAGCCACGACCGTCACTTCCTCGACGCCGTGTGTACCCACGTGGCCGACGTAGACCGCGCCAAGATCAAGATCTTCACCGGTAACTACTCCTTCTGGTACGAATCCAGCCAGCTGATCGCCCGCCAGATTTCCGATAAGAACAAGAAAATGGAAGACAAACGGAAAGACCTGCTGGACTTTATCGCCCGCTTCTCCGCGAACGCTTCCAAATCCAAACAGGCTACTTCCCGTAAGAAAGCCCTCGATAAACTGGTGATCGAAGACATCGAGCCCTCCAGCCGTAAATACCCCGGCATCATCTTCAAGCAACAGCGCGAAGTGGGCAACCAGATACTCAACATCGAAAAACTCGAAAAATCCATCGACGGCCGCAAAATCTTCAGCGACGTGTCTTTCTCCGTGAACAAGGGAGACAAGATCGCGTTCCTGTCTAAAGATCACCTGGCCCTCAGC
Proteins encoded in this region:
- a CDS encoding succinate dehydrogenase cytochrome b subunit, with the protein product MKWSQFFSTSIGKKLLVGATGFFLCTFLIVHLAGNLSLMKHDGGQAFNLYADFMGHNPLIQTLAWGLKVVILIHAFLAIQLTIRNQAARPVKYAVKPGNKTSSWFSRQMAIMGSILLIFIVVHLANFWWKMHYGSLDSATYDGKEVGDLYAAVWFTFENIWLVVLYVIGMIALSFHLVHGFKSSMQTFGFNHPKYNGMINFIGLWIFGILIPVLFAVIPVYIYINQI
- a CDS encoding fumarate reductase/succinate dehydrogenase flavoprotein subunit; the encoded protein is MLNAKIPAGPLETKWSKYKSTVKLVNPANKRKLEIIVVGTGLAGASAAAALGELGYKVKVFCFQDSARRAHSIAAQGGINAAKNYQNDGDSVFRLFYDTVKGGDYRAREGNVYRLSEVSGNIIDQCVAQGVPFAREYGGLLSNRSFGGTQVQRTFYAAGQTGQQLLLGAYSALERQVALGTVKQYTRHEMLEVVKIDGKARGIIARNLTTGKLERHFGHAVLICSGGYGNVFFLSTNAMGSNVTAAWKAHKAGAFFGNPCFTQIHPTCIPVSGDHQSKLTLMSESLRNDGRIWVPKKKDDQRKATDIPEEERDYYLERRYPAFGNLVPRDVASRAAKERCDAGFGVGTSKMAVYLDYADAIKRYGTIEAGKRGEENASEDEIIKMGKGVVAEKYGNLFDMYAKITGENPYETPMRIYPAVHYTMGGLWVDYELMTTVPGLYALGEANFSDHGANRLGASALMQGLADGYFVIPYTIGNYLADDIHTKAIPTDHPAFVEAENKVKGTLDTLMNIKGKHSVDHFHKALGKIMWDKCGMARNAKGLEEAIKEIQALREEFWKDVRIPGEQNELNPELEKAGRVADFLELGELMCRDALQRNESCGGHFREEYQDAEGEAKRDDENFAFVAAWEYKGPSNFDLHKEKLEFEIVHPTQRSYK
- a CDS encoding succinate dehydrogenase/fumarate reductase iron-sulfur subunit, with protein sequence MKLTLKVWRQKNAQDKGRFENYEVSDVSKDMSFLELFDVLNERLINEGKEPIAFDHDCREGICGACSMYINGRAHGPWEQTTTCQLHMRAYNDGDTIVVEPWRAAAFPVIKDLTVDRSAFDRIIQAGGYISVNTGNAVDANAIPIEKHDADMAFAAAACIGCGACVAACKNSSAMLFTSAKVSQLALLPQGHPERTSRAEDMVMQMDKEGFGSCTNTGACEAECPKGISISNIARMNREFFGAGFTS
- a CDS encoding Gfo/Idh/MocA family oxidoreductase; amino-acid sequence: MANNSRRKFIRDLGSTAALIGAAPLAGLAAAPGRRVLLHPEKRVSANDKIRIAGIGMGIMGFGDVSCALKVPGVELVAVADLYDGHLDKAKSVYGNHLYTTRDYREILERKDVDAVIIATPDHWHDTQSIAALEKGKAVYCEKPMTQQIEEGHKVIATQQRTKGILQVGSQRVSSVAMAEARRRYQAGDIGRLNLVEAKIDRHSALGAWQYSIPTDASPKTIDWDTFLKDTAKMPFDPVRFFRWRNYQAYGTGVPGDLFVHLITGLHFITGSKGPNRIFASGNLVQWQDGRDVPDLMVAIFEYPETPEHPAFQMQLRVNFADGGGGGEYTRLIGTEGVMEMGWNDFTIKQHRLPKAPGYGGWDTYNTFTQSEQEAFVKNYMSKYSEADRAQAKAEEIKYHAPAGYDDRLDHFTNFFESIRNGKPVVEDATFGLRAAGPALAVNESYFKKKLIQWDPEKMKIK
- a CDS encoding S9 family peptidase, which translates into the protein MEKVNVPPPVAEKIDHKMSIHGDTRNDEYYWLNERDNPKVIAYLEAENKYTDTMLSPVRSLRDQLFNELKGRIKEKDESAPILENGYVYYTRYEEGKEYPLYCRKKGETSAPEELYLDVNDLAKGHAYYQVGSADISPDNKLLVYAQDTVSRRLYNLRVKNLETGELYPESIPNADPGIAWAKDNKTFFYGTKNPQTLRVEKIYRHVLGTDPAKDVMIFHEADETFNTWVGRTRSRDYITISSESTLSSETRILDASKPDGAFRVFQPRQKDMLYNIDHRGDKFYVETNLDAKNFRLMETPVGKTTMDNWKEVIPHRPDVLLQGFTLFKNFLVLSERKSGLSQVRVIPENGQEHYLDFGEPAYVAYVISNPELDTKVLRYSYTSLTTPNSVYEYNMETKEKTLRKQQEVIGGYDPKNYVTERVFATATDGTKVPISLVYKKGFEKNGKQPLLLYGYGSYGNTMEPNFNSNRISLLDRGFCYAIAHIRGGQELGRHWYEDGKMFKKKNTFTDFIDCADYLVENKFTDSAHLFAMGGSAGGLLMGAVVNMRPELWKGVIAAVPFVDVVTTMLDESIPLTTGEFDEWGNPKNKDSYFYMKSYSPYDNVEAKTYPNMLVTTGLHDSQVQYFEPAKWVARLRAMKKGDNLLLLETNMEAGHGGASGRFKALKDVALQYAFMFYLLDIDK
- a CDS encoding HdeD family acid-resistance protein; this translates as MIHELSKYWGYIVFRGVIAIIFAIFAFIWPALTLSVLVIFLGAYFLVDGIFSIVHGFQIMKKDESWWTFLLIGLMGIIAGGIMLFMPGITAVFLVTLVAIWAIVTGILEIFVAIRLRKELTNEWMLILAGILSVAFGVLLFMQPLAGVVVLAWYIGFYALFLGFFLLSVGFRLRKVHKSYDSHHGKHA
- a CDS encoding ABC-F family ATP-binding cassette domain-containing protein gives rise to the protein MISVKNVTLSFGKRVLFDEVNINFTKGNCYGVIGANGAGKSTFLKILSGEIEPNKGSVEITPGERMSVLKQNHYEFDEVTVLNAVLMGNKKLWDIAHERDTIYAKEDFTEEDGMRAGELEAEYGEMGGYTAESDAGVLLGDLGVKEDLHQTLMKDLSGALKVRVLLAQALFGNPDILLLDEPTNHLDVETIGWLENFLADYENIVIVVSHDRHFLDAVCTHVADVDRAKIKIFTGNYSFWYESSQLIARQISDKNKKMEDKRKDLLDFIARFSANASKSKQATSRKKALDKLVIEDIEPSSRKYPGIIFKQQREVGNQILNIEKLEKSIDGRKIFSDVSFSVNKGDKIAFLSKDHLALSTFFDIINGDQQADSGKLEWGTTVTKAYLPDDNAAFFKSDYNLLDWLRQYVPAHVTDVDEPFLRGFLGRMLFSGDEIMKKTTVLSGGEKVRCMVSRMMLQDPNVVILDEPTNHLDLESIQSFNEGMKTFQGIVLFTTHDHTFMQSVANRIIEITPSGIIDRLCSFDEYLEDERVKTLRAEMYGEPVSA